A genomic segment from Bradyrhizobium sp. ISRA430 encodes:
- a CDS encoding CBS domain-containing protein, whose protein sequence is MRAHQIMSRPVISVTPDTSIVEAANIMLQRHVSGLTVVDDAGKLVGIVSEGDFIRRSEIGTGRKRRGLLRFILGSGKSASDFVQEHGRKISEVMTASPVTITEDTALAEIVDLMERNKVKRLPVVRGDELVGIVSRANLLQAVASLAREVPDPTADDDHIRNRIIEAMEKYDWCPFGLNVIVRDGIVHLSGVITEERARQAAIVAAENVEGVKKVHDHLCWVDTMSGMYLNSPEDDGLAKAS, encoded by the coding sequence ATGCGCGCCCACCAGATCATGAGCCGGCCGGTCATCTCGGTCACGCCCGACACCAGTATCGTCGAGGCAGCGAACATCATGCTGCAACGGCATGTCAGTGGGCTCACGGTGGTCGACGATGCGGGCAAGCTCGTCGGCATCGTATCGGAGGGGGATTTCATTCGCCGCAGCGAGATCGGCACCGGGCGCAAGCGGCGCGGCTTGCTGCGATTCATCCTCGGCTCCGGCAAATCGGCCAGCGATTTCGTTCAGGAGCATGGTCGCAAGATTTCGGAGGTGATGACCGCCTCGCCCGTGACCATCACCGAAGATACTGCGCTTGCAGAAATCGTCGACCTCATGGAGCGGAACAAGGTCAAGCGCCTGCCGGTGGTCCGCGGCGATGAGCTTGTCGGCATCGTGTCTCGCGCCAACCTGTTGCAGGCGGTGGCCAGCCTCGCGCGCGAGGTGCCGGATCCGACCGCGGACGACGATCACATCCGCAACCGGATCATCGAGGCCATGGAGAAGTACGATTGGTGCCCATTCGGTCTGAACGTCATCGTTCGCGACGGCATCGTTCACCTGAGTGGCGTCATTACCGAAGAACGTGCCCGTCAGGCCGCGATAGTTGCTGCCGAGAACGTCGAAGGGGTGAAGAAGGTGCACGACCATCTCTGCTGGGTCGACACCATGTCAGGCATGTATCTGAACTCGCCCGAGGACGATGGCTTAGCCAAGGCTAGCTGA
- a CDS encoding CHAD domain-containing protein produces MARASTARSTTSSTATAGTRPAAKRNALPGRLSPGMACDTAFRIIARRHLDAVLAQHDATCRGDPDALHQIRIALTHLRTAIRFFSPMVDDTVRPNVWAELKWLNSQLGLVRDLDVAIERVVAASGNELALIAELQSWDEKRAESHRLLARALQSARYRRLIEQTSGWIESGPWSTRRSKEAIRQRRGALADYAAAQLADWERALLKKARRLGKLGVEKRHKLRILNKRMTYSIESLEDLFTESSLARQKSTVKQLRKAQRSLGQLNDDARGQALADSLNGAGSDGGVRFLDRKRHKRLLRTAKAAYRKLDKDKPFRPSDLARSPEADD; encoded by the coding sequence TTGGCGCGGGCAAGCACGGCGCGATCCACCACGAGTTCGACGGCGACCGCTGGCACCAGGCCGGCGGCGAAGCGCAATGCCCTGCCCGGTCGTCTCAGCCCCGGCATGGCCTGCGACACGGCCTTTCGGATCATCGCGCGCCGACACCTCGACGCCGTCCTCGCCCAGCATGACGCCACCTGCCGCGGCGATCCTGATGCGCTGCATCAGATACGAATCGCGCTGACGCACTTGCGGACCGCTATTCGCTTCTTCTCGCCCATGGTCGATGACACCGTGCGGCCGAACGTCTGGGCCGAGCTGAAATGGCTGAACAGCCAGCTCGGCCTGGTGCGGGACCTCGACGTCGCGATCGAACGCGTGGTGGCGGCCAGCGGCAACGAGCTCGCGCTGATCGCCGAGCTCCAGTCCTGGGATGAAAAGCGCGCCGAGAGCCACCGCCTCTTGGCGCGGGCGCTGCAATCGGCGCGATATCGACGCCTGATCGAGCAAACCTCCGGCTGGATCGAAAGCGGTCCCTGGTCGACCAGGCGGAGCAAGGAGGCCATCAGGCAACGCCGCGGCGCGCTCGCCGATTACGCGGCGGCACAACTCGCGGATTGGGAGAGGGCACTCCTCAAGAAGGCCCGGAGGCTCGGAAAACTTGGCGTGGAGAAGCGGCACAAACTGCGCATTCTCAACAAACGGATGACTTACTCAATCGAGTCGCTGGAGGACCTGTTCACCGAGAGTTCACTCGCGAGGCAGAAGTCGACCGTCAAGCAACTACGCAAGGCGCAACGATCCCTCGGGCAACTAAATGATGACGCAAGGGGTCAGGCCCTGGCTGATTCATTGAACGGAGCGGGATCCGACGGGGGCGTCCGCTTCCTCGATCGCAAGCGGCACAAGCGACTGCTGCGGACCGCCAAGGCCGCGTACCGAAAGCTGGACAAAGACAAACCTTTCCGCCCGTCGGACCTCGCACGCAGTCCCGAAGCCGACGACTAG
- a CDS encoding bifunctional aminoglycoside phosphotransferase/ATP-binding protein, whose amino-acid sequence MMDNAATQERIFAALSDPATHPGAMRIDTHAASVFLEGTRALKIKRAVLFPFLDYSTLERRKAACEEEIRINRPLAPQIYQRVVALTEGPDGTVEVGGRGKPIEYAVEMFRFDESRTLDHLAKAGPLDADLASAIADAIARSHAIATPADGNAWVSSIPALIEGNTAGLRNGNHLAAAEIEQLGRASDEAFDRIRVLLGERGRQGFVRRCHGDLHLANIVLIEQQPVLFDAVEFDAALATVDVLYDLAFTLMDLLRHDQPLAANAVLNQYLATTPLEHLDALRALPLFMSIRAAIRAQVALARLNRPHSDRPGILDDASRYFGLAQALINPPAPRLIAVGGLSGTGKSVLARALAPAVTPEPGAVVLRSDVIRKRLFGVKDADRLPPSTYQPDVTARVYETLAQHARRVLKQGHSAIVDAVFARESERDEVAALARECNVPLAGLFLVADLATRQARIGSRQRDASDATQEVAALQEHYNIGHVGWACIDASGTPEQTLQRCRRAIAEGR is encoded by the coding sequence ATGATGGACAACGCCGCGACCCAGGAACGAATCTTTGCAGCGCTCAGCGATCCTGCCACGCATCCCGGCGCAATGAGGATCGATACGCATGCTGCTTCGGTCTTTCTTGAAGGAACGCGCGCGCTGAAGATCAAGCGGGCTGTCCTCTTTCCGTTTCTCGATTACTCCACGCTCGAAAGGCGAAAGGCGGCGTGCGAGGAGGAGATCAGGATCAACCGGCCCCTGGCGCCGCAAATCTATCAGCGCGTCGTGGCGCTCACGGAGGGACCGGACGGCACGGTGGAGGTCGGAGGGCGTGGCAAGCCTATCGAGTATGCGGTGGAGATGTTCCGCTTCGACGAAAGCCGAACGCTCGATCATCTGGCCAAGGCCGGGCCGCTCGACGCGGACCTCGCGTCGGCGATCGCGGACGCCATCGCTCGTTCGCACGCGATCGCGACGCCTGCGGACGGCAACGCATGGGTCTCCTCGATCCCGGCACTCATCGAGGGAAACACCGCTGGCCTGCGAAATGGAAACCATCTTGCGGCGGCCGAGATCGAGCAACTTGGCAGAGCCTCGGACGAGGCATTTGATCGTATCCGTGTCCTGCTGGGTGAACGTGGCCGTCAAGGCTTCGTGCGCCGCTGCCACGGTGACCTGCATCTTGCCAATATCGTGCTGATCGAACAGCAACCCGTGCTGTTCGATGCCGTCGAATTCGACGCCGCACTCGCAACTGTCGACGTGCTCTACGACCTTGCATTCACGCTGATGGATCTGTTGCGCCACGACCAGCCGCTCGCAGCCAATGCTGTCCTCAATCAATATCTCGCCACAACGCCGCTCGAACATCTCGATGCGCTTCGCGCTCTCCCGCTATTCATGTCAATTCGGGCCGCGATCCGCGCCCAGGTGGCGCTGGCGCGGCTGAATCGGCCTCATTCTGATCGTCCGGGCATTCTCGACGACGCAAGCCGCTATTTCGGCCTGGCCCAGGCACTGATCAATCCTCCAGCGCCTCGTCTGATTGCGGTCGGCGGATTGTCGGGTACCGGGAAGTCGGTGCTGGCCCGTGCGCTCGCGCCGGCCGTGACGCCAGAACCGGGAGCCGTCGTGCTGCGCAGCGACGTCATTCGCAAGCGGCTGTTCGGGGTCAAGGACGCGGACCGCCTGCCGCCATCCACATATCAGCCCGATGTCACGGCGCGGGTTTACGAGACGTTGGCCCAACACGCCCGCCGCGTGCTGAAGCAGGGCCATTCCGCAATTGTCGATGCGGTCTTTGCACGCGAATCCGAGCGCGATGAAGTCGCAGCGCTTGCCCGGGAATGCAATGTCCCCCTGGCCGGACTATTCCTTGTTGCGGACCTCGCGACGCGGCAGGCTCGAATCGGCAGCCGACAGCGGGATGCGTCCGACGCCACGCAAGAGGTTGCCGCGCTGCAAGAGCACTATAATATCGGCCATGTTGGTTGGGCGTGCATCGATGCATCCGGGACACCTGAGCAGACGCTCCAGCGCTGCCGGAGGGCGATCGCCGAGGGCAGGTAA
- a CDS encoding universal stress protein, translating into MPIKDVFLPLVGQPREPTLAAIEKCVAVAADLGARITALALEDDVFVRPKAVPDVAGAAAESGSGRDIGDMQQLLNAFNNAASRAGIRAQSQSGKVPAEEIAPTLAEYARFSDLSLVPVKPHDSRTETIIETFLFESGRPLLLCPEHLVTELRVDFENVMIAWDHSARAARAVGDALQFLQAAASVRIITVADEKTETITQSGMDLVDHLQEHGVYASFETVNAGGSSIGKVLGSWADSHEIDAIVMGAYHHSRLNEIVWGGVTKTVIGQPPCWVMMSH; encoded by the coding sequence ATGCCCATCAAGGATGTGTTTCTGCCGCTTGTCGGTCAGCCGCGCGAGCCGACGCTTGCCGCGATCGAAAAATGCGTAGCCGTTGCCGCCGATCTCGGCGCCAGGATCACCGCGCTTGCGCTGGAGGACGATGTTTTCGTGCGGCCGAAAGCGGTCCCAGATGTTGCGGGGGCCGCCGCTGAGTCCGGCTCAGGGCGGGACATCGGGGACATGCAGCAACTCCTGAATGCGTTCAACAATGCCGCTTCACGCGCGGGCATCCGCGCGCAAAGCCAGTCGGGCAAGGTACCGGCGGAGGAGATCGCACCGACCCTGGCGGAATACGCCCGTTTCAGCGATCTCTCGCTGGTTCCAGTGAAGCCTCACGACAGTCGAACGGAGACCATCATCGAGACGTTCCTGTTCGAATCCGGCCGGCCGCTCCTGCTCTGCCCGGAACATCTCGTCACCGAGCTGCGTGTGGATTTCGAGAACGTCATGATCGCCTGGGATCACTCCGCGCGTGCGGCGCGCGCGGTCGGTGATGCGCTGCAGTTCCTTCAGGCCGCCGCCTCGGTCCGCATCATCACGGTGGCGGACGAGAAGACCGAGACGATCACGCAATCTGGAATGGATCTTGTCGACCACCTTCAGGAGCACGGGGTATATGCATCCTTCGAGACGGTGAACGCCGGCGGCAGCTCGATCGGCAAGGTGCTCGGAAGCTGGGCGGATTCCCATGAAATCGACGCCATCGTCATGGGCGCCTACCATCATTCGCGACTGAACGAAATCGTCTGGGGCGGCGTTACCAAGACCGTCATTGGCCAGCCACCGTGCTGGGTTATGATGTCGCACTAA
- a CDS encoding bifunctional acetate--CoA ligase family protein/GNAT family N-acetyltransferase produces the protein MSTYRLKNLLSPRSVALVGASPRRASVGRAVLENIGKGQFKGQFGLVNPRYAEIDGVAAVDSLAKLPFVPELVVITAPASNVPAIVGQAGRLGSAGALIVSAGLGHGPGSLQDGTITAARKHSMRLIGPNCLGIMMPGVSLNASFAAHMPGAGNLALISQSGAIAAGMVDWAAQRGVGFSGIVSIGDQIDVDIADLLDHFALDHKTRAILLYIEAIKDARKFMSAARAAARVKPVVVVKSGRMAQGAKAAATHTGALAGADAVYDAAFRRAGVLRVSDLRELFDCAETLGRVESPTGKRLAILTNGGGIGVLAVDRLVELGGIPAPMTAEMRRNLDAVLPPTWSGANPVDIVGDADAARYAAALEVLLADPDNDAVLVLNVQTAIASAADIAATVTEHVRTYRTQHRSWAKPVLAAWVGANQNIIETLSGAGIPNYPTEDDAVRGFMHLVRHHEVVEELSQIPPAMPDRFVPDVEAARQIVTGAIADGRKWLEPVEIRRLLEAYDIAMVPTYAAADVDEAVAYASEMFAKGATVVLKIMSRDIAHKSDVGGVVLNLTTLDAVRVAAADILARARKLRPDARISGVIVQAMVVKAKARELILGLADDPTFGTVVVFGRGGTAVEIINDRALALPPLDLKLANDLIERTRVSRLLRAYRDVPAVKQDAVAMVLVKLAQMAADIPEIREFDINPLLADEAGVTAVDARVVVGLPQRKFAGSGPANFAVRAYPSQWERHLSLKDGWRIFARPLRPEDEPAIHEFLRHVTPNDLRLRFFAPMKEFTHEFIARLTQLDYARAMAFIAFDEATHEMVGVVRIHSDSIYETGEYAILLRSDLKGRGLGWGLMQLIIEYAKSEGLKTISGDVLQENTVMLEMCRQLGFEVKPDPTEPDVCDVRLKL, from the coding sequence ATGTCGACCTATCGCCTGAAAAATCTGTTGTCGCCGCGCTCCGTAGCGCTCGTCGGAGCGAGCCCCCGTCGGGCGTCCGTCGGACGCGCCGTCCTGGAGAACATTGGCAAAGGACAGTTCAAGGGCCAGTTCGGCCTGGTGAACCCGCGCTACGCGGAGATCGACGGCGTCGCCGCAGTGGACAGCCTCGCCAAATTGCCGTTCGTCCCCGAGCTCGTCGTGATCACCGCGCCGGCGAGCAACGTTCCCGCTATCGTCGGTCAGGCCGGCCGTCTCGGTTCGGCAGGCGCCCTGATCGTATCGGCCGGGCTCGGCCACGGACCGGGGTCTTTGCAAGATGGGACGATCACGGCGGCCAGGAAACATAGCATGCGGCTGATCGGGCCCAATTGCCTGGGCATCATGATGCCGGGTGTGAGCCTCAATGCCAGTTTCGCCGCGCACATGCCGGGCGCCGGCAATCTCGCGCTGATCTCGCAGTCGGGCGCAATTGCGGCCGGCATGGTCGATTGGGCCGCCCAGCGCGGCGTCGGCTTCTCCGGCATCGTCTCGATCGGCGACCAGATCGACGTCGACATTGCCGATCTGCTCGACCATTTTGCGCTCGATCACAAGACGCGTGCGATCCTGCTCTATATCGAGGCCATTAAGGACGCCCGCAAATTCATGTCGGCGGCACGCGCCGCGGCGCGCGTGAAACCGGTGGTCGTGGTGAAGTCTGGCCGCATGGCGCAGGGCGCGAAGGCGGCGGCCACGCATACCGGCGCGCTGGCCGGCGCGGACGCGGTCTACGACGCGGCGTTCCGCCGCGCTGGTGTCCTCCGTGTCTCCGATCTGCGCGAGTTGTTCGATTGTGCCGAAACGCTCGGACGCGTCGAATCGCCGACAGGAAAGCGCCTCGCCATCCTGACCAATGGCGGCGGCATCGGCGTCCTGGCCGTCGACCGGCTGGTGGAGCTTGGCGGAATTCCCGCACCCATGACGGCGGAGATGCGACGCAATCTCGACGCGGTGTTGCCGCCGACCTGGTCGGGTGCAAATCCCGTCGATATCGTGGGCGATGCCGATGCGGCGCGCTATGCGGCAGCGCTGGAGGTGTTGCTCGCCGATCCCGATAACGATGCAGTCCTGGTCCTCAACGTGCAGACCGCGATCGCGTCGGCCGCCGATATCGCCGCGACGGTCACCGAGCACGTCAGGACATATCGCACGCAGCATCGAAGCTGGGCGAAGCCGGTGCTTGCTGCCTGGGTCGGCGCCAATCAGAATATCATCGAAACGCTCAGCGGCGCCGGCATTCCGAACTATCCGACCGAAGACGATGCGGTGCGCGGCTTCATGCATCTGGTCCGGCACCACGAGGTGGTAGAGGAATTGAGCCAGATTCCGCCGGCGATGCCGGATAGGTTCGTTCCGGATGTCGAAGCGGCCAGGCAGATTGTTACAGGTGCGATCGCTGACGGCCGCAAATGGCTCGAGCCTGTCGAGATCAGGCGCCTGCTCGAAGCCTACGACATCGCGATGGTGCCGACTTATGCGGCCGCCGACGTCGACGAGGCCGTCGCTTATGCGAGCGAGATGTTCGCGAAAGGTGCCACCGTCGTACTCAAGATCATGTCGCGCGATATCGCGCACAAGTCCGATGTCGGCGGTGTCGTGCTCAACCTGACCACGCTCGACGCCGTGCGCGTGGCCGCGGCCGATATTCTCGCCCGGGCAAGGAAGCTACGTCCGGACGCACGCATCTCCGGCGTCATTGTGCAGGCGATGGTCGTCAAGGCGAAGGCGCGCGAGCTGATCCTTGGTCTTGCCGACGATCCGACCTTCGGCACCGTCGTCGTCTTCGGCCGCGGCGGGACGGCGGTGGAGATCATCAACGACAGGGCGCTCGCGCTGCCGCCGCTCGACCTGAAACTCGCCAACGATTTGATCGAGCGCACGCGGGTCTCGCGGTTGCTCCGGGCCTACCGTGACGTACCTGCCGTCAAGCAGGACGCCGTCGCCATGGTGCTGGTCAAGCTGGCGCAGATGGCCGCCGACATTCCCGAGATCCGCGAATTCGACATCAATCCGCTGCTGGCGGACGAAGCCGGCGTGACGGCGGTCGACGCTCGCGTCGTCGTGGGACTTCCGCAGCGCAAATTCGCCGGGTCGGGTCCAGCCAATTTCGCCGTTCGCGCCTATCCGTCGCAATGGGAGCGCCATCTTTCGCTCAAGGACGGCTGGCGAATCTTCGCGCGGCCGCTGCGTCCCGAGGACGAGCCGGCGATTCACGAATTTCTGCGTCACGTGACGCCGAACGATCTGCGTCTACGCTTCTTTGCGCCGATGAAGGAGTTTACCCATGAGTTCATCGCGCGCCTGACCCAGCTCGACTATGCCCGCGCGATGGCATTCATTGCGTTCGATGAGGCCACCCACGAGATGGTTGGTGTGGTCCGGATCCATTCGGACTCGATCTACGAGACCGGCGAATACGCCATTCTGCTGCGGTCCGACCTCAAGGGCAGGGGACTTGGATGGGGCCTCATGCAGTTGATCATCGAATACGCGAAGTCGGAGGGCCTGAAGACAATATCGGGCGATGTGCTCCAGGAGAACACCGTGATGCTCGAAATGTGCCGCCAGCTCGGTTTCGAGGTAAAACCGGATCCGACTGAACCGGACGTCTGCGACGTCAGGCTGAAGCTCTAA
- a CDS encoding cytochrome c, whose product MEHDVRTFLRTERGIAGSIVVAALLLSPGPSTASNVEQGRRLALLYCAKCHSIDKVSPSPLKIAPPFRTLHERYPVEQLQEALAEGIVTGHPAMPEFRFDADQVGDFIAFLKTLEK is encoded by the coding sequence ATGGAGCACGACGTGAGGACATTTCTTCGAACGGAACGCGGCATCGCAGGCAGCATCGTCGTGGCGGCTTTGCTTCTCTCCCCGGGCCCAAGTACAGCTTCGAACGTCGAGCAAGGGCGGCGTCTTGCGCTGCTGTATTGTGCAAAGTGTCACTCGATCGACAAAGTCAGCCCCAGTCCTCTCAAGATCGCTCCTCCGTTCCGTACGTTGCACGAGCGATATCCGGTCGAGCAACTGCAGGAGGCTCTCGCCGAGGGCATCGTCACGGGGCACCCGGCCATGCCGGAATTCCGCTTCGACGCTGACCAGGTTGGCGATTTCATCGCGTTCCTGAAGACTTTGGAGAAATGA
- a CDS encoding zinc-dependent alcohol dehydrogenase family protein: MYAMVLSARGAPLMFQERPDPVPGSGEVRVKVSACGVCRTDLHVVDGELSDIPYPIIPGHEVVGRIDAVGAGVGELRPGMRVGVPWLGFTCGECFYCRTDQENLCDRPKFTGYTRDGGFASHLVADARYCFSLGEHGEDAALSPLLCAGLIGWRSLVMAGDGKTLGIYGFGAAGHIVAQVAHAQGRKVYAFTRDGDQEAQQLALSLGADWAGASEDIPPTELDAAIIYAPVGALVPSALRSVRKGGRVVCAGIHMSDIPGFPYHILWGERQIVSVANLTRKDGIDFLAAAAKLDIQTHTTVFPLAEANEALARLREGKLVGAAVLRP, from the coding sequence ATGTACGCGATGGTTCTCTCCGCGCGCGGCGCGCCATTGATGTTCCAGGAACGACCCGACCCGGTCCCCGGCTCCGGCGAGGTTCGCGTCAAGGTCAGCGCGTGCGGCGTGTGCAGGACCGATCTCCACGTGGTGGATGGCGAGCTTTCGGACATTCCCTATCCCATCATCCCGGGGCACGAGGTCGTCGGCCGAATCGATGCGGTCGGCGCAGGTGTCGGCGAGCTGAGACCAGGCATGCGTGTAGGTGTTCCCTGGCTCGGCTTCACCTGCGGCGAATGTTTTTATTGCCGCACGGACCAGGAAAATCTCTGCGATCGCCCCAAATTCACCGGCTACACGCGCGACGGCGGCTTTGCCAGCCACCTCGTCGCCGATGCCCGATATTGCTTTTCGCTCGGCGAGCACGGCGAGGACGCAGCCCTTTCGCCTCTGCTCTGCGCCGGCCTGATCGGCTGGCGATCCCTGGTGATGGCCGGCGATGGCAAAACGCTCGGCATTTATGGCTTTGGCGCGGCCGGCCATATCGTGGCACAGGTGGCCCACGCACAGGGACGGAAAGTTTACGCCTTCACCCGTGACGGCGACCAGGAAGCACAGCAACTTGCGCTTTCGCTCGGCGCAGATTGGGCCGGCGCTTCAGAGGACATCCCGCCGACGGAGCTCGATGCCGCCATCATATATGCGCCGGTCGGAGCGCTGGTGCCGTCCGCCCTGCGCTCGGTGCGCAAGGGCGGGCGCGTTGTGTGCGCCGGCATTCACATGTCCGACATTCCGGGCTTCCCCTATCATATTCTTTGGGGTGAGCGGCAGATCGTATCGGTTGCAAACCTCACCCGAAAGGATGGCATCGACTTCCTCGCCGCCGCGGCAAAGCTCGATATCCAGACACACACGACGGTATTCCCGCTCGCCGAGGCCAATGAAGCGCTCGCCCGTCTGAGGGAAGGCAAGCTCGTTGGAGCAGCCGTGTTGCGTCCATGA
- a CDS encoding phage holin family protein, whose translation MGTENIIKHLRVLWRTDRIIADIRLRHLLIGLGLRAFAALIATFGLLMLEFSAYFALVQIWSAIVAAAILGAINFAIAAVLFVVAARPLSGREIELANDIHDAAIEAIQLEARALHAQVTGAVHHPLSGLLPILTPLVAMVIKSLRKAPVAPS comes from the coding sequence GTGGGTACGGAAAACATCATCAAGCACCTGCGCGTGCTCTGGCGTACCGACAGGATCATCGCCGACATCAGACTACGGCACCTCCTGATCGGGCTGGGCTTGCGCGCCTTCGCGGCGCTGATCGCCACCTTCGGTCTGCTGATGCTCGAATTTTCGGCCTATTTCGCCCTGGTCCAGATCTGGAGCGCAATCGTCGCGGCGGCCATTCTCGGCGCGATCAATTTTGCCATTGCGGCGGTCCTTTTCGTCGTCGCAGCGCGTCCGTTGTCAGGACGCGAGATCGAACTCGCGAATGATATCCATGACGCGGCGATTGAAGCGATTCAGCTCGAGGCGCGCGCGCTCCACGCTCAGGTAACGGGCGCGGTCCACCACCCGCTGAGCGGCCTGCTGCCGATTCTGACGCCGTTGGTGGCCATGGTCATCAAGAGCCTGCGGAAGGCGCCTGTTGCGCCTTCGTAG